GTTCCTGAAATAGCTTCCCGCCACCATGTCGAACAAATAACCATCGTCTTAGAAGAAGCGATGAAACAGGCAGGCATTTCATACAAAGATCTGGATGCGATCGCTGTTACGGAAGGGCCCGGCTTGGTTGGAGCGCTTTTGATAGGAGTAAATGCAGCAAAGGCTATTTCTTTTGCCCATTCAATTCCGCTTGTTGGGGTGCACCATATTGCCGGACATATTTATGCCAATCGGCTTGTAGCTGAAATGAAGTTCCCGCTTTTGTCCCTTGTTGTATCGGGCGGCCATACAGAACTTGTTTATATGAAAGAACACGGGCATTTTGAAGTGATTGGAGAAACGAGAGATGATGCTGCCGGCGAGGCATATGATAAAGTGGCAAGAACATTAAATTTGCCTTATCCGGGAGGGCCGCATATCGACCGGCTTGCACATGAAGGCGAACCTAAAATCGAACTGCCGCGAGCTTGGCTTGAAGAAGACTCATATGATTTCAGTTTCAGCGGATTGAAATCAGCTGTTATTAACACGGTTCACAATGCGGAACAGCGCGGTGAAACGATTGCACAGGAAGATTTGGCATCCAGTTTTCAGGCAAGTGTGATTGATGTTCTTGTAACCAAAACGGTAAAAGCAGCGCAAGCATACGAAGTAAAACAAGTGCTATTAGCAGGCGGAGTAGCCGCCAACAAGGGCTTAAGGACTGCTTTAGAGGAAGCATTTAAGGAATTGCCACATATCGAATTAATAATACCTCCGCTTTCGCTTTGCACGGATAATGCTGCCATGATTGCGGCGGCAGGAAGCGTGTTGTTTGAAAAAGGAATACGGGCCGATTTGGCTTTAAATGCAAATCCGGGCTTAGATATAACAATCCACAACTAATATGGAAAACT
The window above is part of the Bacillus methanolicus genome. Proteins encoded here:
- the tsaD gene encoding tRNA (adenosine(37)-N6)-threonylcarbamoyltransferase complex transferase subunit TsaD codes for the protein MNKDQWIMGIETSCDETAVAIIKNGREIAANVVASQIDSHKRFGGVVPEIASRHHVEQITIVLEEAMKQAGISYKDLDAIAVTEGPGLVGALLIGVNAAKAISFAHSIPLVGVHHIAGHIYANRLVAEMKFPLLSLVVSGGHTELVYMKEHGHFEVIGETRDDAAGEAYDKVARTLNLPYPGGPHIDRLAHEGEPKIELPRAWLEEDSYDFSFSGLKSAVINTVHNAEQRGETIAQEDLASSFQASVIDVLVTKTVKAAQAYEVKQVLLAGGVAANKGLRTALEEAFKELPHIELIIPPLSLCTDNAAMIAAAGSVLFEKGIRADLALNANPGLDITIHN